Genomic window (Granulicella arctica):
CCCCACCCCGCCACATCCATAAACGACTACTACATCGTCCCTCGTGATACGTGCACGCGACACGGCGTGCATGCCGACTGTGAGGGGCTCGACCAGGCAAAGCTCTTTGAGCGAGAGCGAGGACGCGTAAATTTTTTCAGCAGGCACGCTTAGCAGTTGCGTTATGGCGCCATCGCGTTGCACCCCAAAAGTCTGGTTGAATTGACAGGCATTTGGTCTGCCTCGGCAGCACGACGAGCACCTGCCGCAGCTGGTATACGGCGAAACCGTGACGCGAGTTCCAGCAGAAAACTCAGCGTTGCCATGCAGCACCGTGGCGGCGATCTCATGTCCGATCACACGCGGATAGGTGACTAGTGGATTTATACCGCGATAGCTATTCAAATCCGAGCCGCAAAGACCCACAAATTCGACTTGAATCATTATCTCTCCAGCCTGAGGTTCAGGTTCGGGTAATTGGATCACTTCAGCGATACCGGGGGCGGTCAATGCTACTGCCTTCATGGGTTAACTCCAATGGTGAGTTGTCAAGCGAAAGAGGACCGGCGCTACTTGAGAAAGAAAGAGACGCCAGCTCTTCCATTCGTGGCCGTCACCGGTTTCTTCGGTTTCAAGGTGTACGCCTGCTTGCTGGAATCGGGTGATGCAGGCGAGAGCGTTATCGCGCGCAATATCGGTCTGTCCCCACCCCACCAGAAGACTTTGAGTTGGGCGTTGTACTGGGAGATGCGTATGGCGTCGGGGCCGTTGAAGAAGGCATCCCGGTGGGCTGGGAACCAACCTGAGCTCATCACCACGAGGGAGCGGAAGGTGCCTAGATTATGTAGACCGATGTTGAGCGTCTGAATTCCACCCATCGGTAGGCCGCCGAGGGCGCGATGTTCGGGGTCAGCGAGAGGTCGGTAGTGCGACTCGATGTAGGGGATGATGTCGTGGATCGGCTCATCGTTGAAAGGATCCTTGGTGGCGTCGCCGGTCATGACCTGTGGGCCAAACGGGGTCCAACCAGCGGGCATCACGATGATCATGGGTTGCACTTTGCCTGAAGCGATCAGGTTGTCGAGAATATCCCCGGCGCGGCCAACAGTTGACCATGAGGAGTTGGTCTCGCCGCCACCATGGAGAAGATAAAAGACGGGGTAGGAACCTGCGATGAGGTACAGCCTGACAAAGAATTGTGCATGTTGTTGTCCCATCGCTTCAATGATACGGCTGTAAAGCGAGACCGAGGCTTCCGTGGGGATGGTGGA
Coding sequences:
- a CDS encoding zinc-binding alcohol dehydrogenase family protein gives rise to the protein MKAVALTAPGIAEVIQLPEPEPQAGEIMIQVEFVGLCGSDLNSYRGINPLVTYPRVIGHEIAATVLHGNAEFSAGTRVTVSPYTSCGRCSSCCRGRPNACQFNQTFGVQRDGAITQLLSVPAEKIYASSLSLKELCLVEPLTVGMHAVSRARITRDDVVVVYGCGGVGLGAIAGAAFRGAITIAVDVDDEKLETARACGAAHLINSDREAVHDRLQMLTAGFGPDVVIEAVGLPQTFRSAVEEVAFTGRVVYIGYAKEPVSYETRLFVQKELDIMGARNALPEDFREVINLLAAGSFPVDRVITSVVSLEETPEALARWAANPASVTKIMIKI
- a CDS encoding alpha/beta hydrolase, translating into MGQQHAQFFVRLYLIAGSYPVFYLLHGGGETNSSWSTVGRAGDILDNLIASGKVQPMIIVMPAGWTPFGPQVMTGDATKDPFNDEPIHDIIPYIESHYRPLADPEHRALGGLPMGGIQTLNIGLHNLGTFRSLVVMSSGWFPAHRDAFFNGPDAIRISQYNAQLKVFWWGGDRPILRAITLSPASPDSSKQAYTLKPKKPVTATNGRAGVSFFLK